The Xiphophorus couchianus chromosome 5, X_couchianus-1.0, whole genome shotgun sequence genome includes a region encoding these proteins:
- the LOC114145512 gene encoding uncharacterized protein LOC114145512: MHNYQAKLRSRKYSYPEIEINTLKRKHPADAVPSKNVKKPKKAEVNYLPAHPTGESQETLEKERLELICEITKKNNAKIIADKMNKTFSSRRVEVVSLCPSVIVLKERWPALFTEAQIKEEFRRITTVSLEETFMLKLDEYTPSLMQLMRAKGGAAGSKMHPLLDTLNDTQSIEKKRDAVVCCLINYLGERQEDLFHDCQECEDYTDKTIKVIVTHNIMAEEDPSDVSIVIEGNQVMEGCGSRTKACVLLMGLIYALNLDYPKQLRNTFEAFQKHFLELDGAKLLKKIHSLKNKLMQ, from the exons ATGCACAATTACCAGGCCAAGCTAAGATCTCGAAAATATTCTTACCCGGAAATTGAAATCAACACCTTAAAAAGGAAGCATCCAGCTGATGCAGTGCCATCAAAAAACGTAAAAAAGCCCAAAAAAGCAGAGGTTAATTACCTCCCTGCGCACCCTACTGGTGAAAGCCAAGAGACACTGGAGAAAGAGAGGCTTGaattaatttgtgaaataacaaagaaaaacaatgcaaagaTAATTGcagataaaatgaataaaactttcTCTAGCCGAAGAGTTGAAGTAGTCAGCCTATGCCCTTCTGTGATTGTGCTTAAAGAAAGGTGGCCAGCATTATTCACTGAGGCTCAG ATCAAGGAAGAGTTCAGACGTATCACGACAGTTTCCTTGGAGGAGACATTCATGCTAAAGCTTGATGAGTACACACCAAGTCTTATGCAGCTTATGCGTGCTAAAGGAGGGGCTGCTGGTTCCAAGATGCACCCTCTGTTGGACACTTTAAATGAC ACACAGAGCATTGAGAAAAAAAGGGATGCAGTTGTCTGCTGCCTCATTAACTACCTTGGTGAAAGACAAGAAGATCTTTTCCATGACTGCCAG GAATGTGAGGACTACacagacaaaacaataaaggtGATCGTGACGCACAACATCATGGCTGAGGAGGATCCATCAGATGTGTCGATTGTGATTGAGGGAAACCAAGTGATGGAAGGATGTGGAAGCCGAACAAAGGCGTGTGTACTGCTGATGGGACTGATATATGCCCTCAACCTTGACTATCCAAAGCAGCTCAGGAACACatttgaagcttttcaaaaacattttttggaacTTGATGGGGCAAAACTACTGAAGAAGATCCACAGCCTCAAAAACAAGCTCATGCAATAG